A stretch of the Oncorhynchus mykiss isolate Arlee chromosome 23, USDA_OmykA_1.1, whole genome shotgun sequence genome encodes the following:
- the LOC110502273 gene encoding PDZ and LIM domain protein 1 isoform X2, translated as MYKCLKVTHGSRAAQANLCIGDQILAVDGEPTENMTHLQAQNKIKGCLEEMVLSIDRSESKMWSPLSSEEGKTNSYKINLASEPQEVKRIGSAHNRSALPFAGFGPKVVTNQYNNPAGLYSSENIKDFNVTVDGVKTIGTAANEPSTVPDPSGILPPIVADSEVYKMLQENQEADEPPRQSASFKVLQDILELDPDKTSGFKSVKAPATKIGSTVRHADKLPICDKCGSGIVGVVVKLRDKFRHPECYTCSDCDLNLKQKGHFFVEDQIYCEKHARERVTPPEGYDVVTVFPK; from the exons GTCACTCATGGCAGTAGGGCTGCACAGGCCAATCTGTGTATCGGGGATCAGATCCTGGCCGTAGATGGAGAGCCCACCGAGAACATGACTCACCTGCAGGCACAGAACAAGATCAAGGGCTGCTTAGAGGAAATGGTCCTTTCTATTGACAG ATCCGAATCTAAAATGTGGTCACCGCTCTCTTCTGAGGAAGGAAAGACCAACTCTTACAAGATTAATCTTGCATCTGAGCCGCAG GAGGTGAAACGCATAGGTTCCGCCCACAACAGGAGCGCCCTGCCATTCGCTGGGTTCGGCCCCAAGGTGGTAACCAATCAGTACAACAACCCTGCCGGTCTGTACTCCTCAGAGAATATCAAGGACTTCAACGTGACTGTGGATGGCGTGAAAACCATCGGCACTGCTGCTAATGAGCCCAGCACCGT cccAGATCCGTCCGGAATTCTGCCACCAATAGTGGCAGACTCTGAGGTCTACAAAATGCTGCAGGAAAACCAAGAGGCTGATGAGCCTCCTCGACAGTCAGCTTCATTCAAAGTGCTGCAGGATATTCTGGAGTTAG ATCCTGATAAGACCTCTGGTTTTAAGAGTGTGAAAGCGCCTGCCACAAAAATTGGTTCAACAGTGAGACATGCAGACAAGTTACCAATCTGTGACAAATGTGGATCAGGGATTGT GGGGGTGGTAGTCAAGTTACGGGACAAGTTCCGTCACCCCGAGTGCTACACCTGCTCAGATTGCGACCTCAACCTGAAACAGAAGGGACATTTTTTCGTGGAGGACCAGATCTACTGTGAGAAACACGCACGTGAGCGAGTGACTCCACCCGAAGGCTATGATGTGGTCACTGTCTTTCCCAAGTAG
- the LOC110502273 gene encoding PDZ and LIM domain protein 1 isoform X1, with the protein MPLRVVVQGPGPWGFRLVGGKDFEQPLTISRVTHGSRAAQANLCIGDQILAVDGEPTENMTHLQAQNKIKGCLEEMVLSIDRSESKMWSPLSSEEGKTNSYKINLASEPQEVKRIGSAHNRSALPFAGFGPKVVTNQYNNPAGLYSSENIKDFNVTVDGVKTIGTAANEPSTVPDPSGILPPIVADSEVYKMLQENQEADEPPRQSASFKVLQDILELDPDKTSGFKSVKAPATKIGSTVRHADKLPICDKCGSGIVGVVVKLRDKFRHPECYTCSDCDLNLKQKGHFFVEDQIYCEKHARERVTPPEGYDVVTVFPK; encoded by the exons ATGCCTCTACGAGTTGTCGTGCAAGGTCCTGGACCTTGGGGATTCCGTCTAGTTGGTGGGAAAGATTTTGAACAACCCTTGACTATCTCGCGG GTCACTCATGGCAGTAGGGCTGCACAGGCCAATCTGTGTATCGGGGATCAGATCCTGGCCGTAGATGGAGAGCCCACCGAGAACATGACTCACCTGCAGGCACAGAACAAGATCAAGGGCTGCTTAGAGGAAATGGTCCTTTCTATTGACAG ATCCGAATCTAAAATGTGGTCACCGCTCTCTTCTGAGGAAGGAAAGACCAACTCTTACAAGATTAATCTTGCATCTGAGCCGCAG GAGGTGAAACGCATAGGTTCCGCCCACAACAGGAGCGCCCTGCCATTCGCTGGGTTCGGCCCCAAGGTGGTAACCAATCAGTACAACAACCCTGCCGGTCTGTACTCCTCAGAGAATATCAAGGACTTCAACGTGACTGTGGATGGCGTGAAAACCATCGGCACTGCTGCTAATGAGCCCAGCACCGT cccAGATCCGTCCGGAATTCTGCCACCAATAGTGGCAGACTCTGAGGTCTACAAAATGCTGCAGGAAAACCAAGAGGCTGATGAGCCTCCTCGACAGTCAGCTTCATTCAAAGTGCTGCAGGATATTCTGGAGTTAG ATCCTGATAAGACCTCTGGTTTTAAGAGTGTGAAAGCGCCTGCCACAAAAATTGGTTCAACAGTGAGACATGCAGACAAGTTACCAATCTGTGACAAATGTGGATCAGGGATTGT GGGGGTGGTAGTCAAGTTACGGGACAAGTTCCGTCACCCCGAGTGCTACACCTGCTCAGATTGCGACCTCAACCTGAAACAGAAGGGACATTTTTTCGTGGAGGACCAGATCTACTGTGAGAAACACGCACGTGAGCGAGTGACTCCACCCGAAGGCTATGATGTGGTCACTGTCTTTCCCAAGTAG